CCCTTTCAGCTGAAGGTGCGGAGGACCAGCCCGCCGGGGAAGGTGAAGGGTCAGCTCCCGCCCAAGAGGCTCCGGCCGGGGGGGGAGAACCCCCGGCTGAAGAGGCGCCACCTGAAAGTTGATGACTTTTCGCGAGGTCATCAATCTTGAATTGCCGAGTTGAGTCTTTCCAGGAACTCGGCGATTATCCTCGCTGTCAAACCCCAGACCGGTTGATCATCCACCGGGTAGACAGGCGGAGGCAGGTTGAAGGGGTTGTGTCCGGGCATGACCTCCCTCTGCAGGTGGCCGATCGTCGTGATGTGGGTTCCCTGGACCTCCTTTGGGTCGGGAACAAGGGTGCAGGGCCAGGGAATGATCCCGACATAGGGTTTGACCACAAGCCCCGAAACGACGGTGGGCCTCAGGCTCAGTTCACCGATGATCCTGACCTCTCCGGGATCGAAGCCAAGTTCCTCCTCACTCTCCCGGAGTGCTGTCCGAAGCAGGTCCCCCCCATCTCCCGGGTTTGTCATTCCTCCCGGAAAACCCATCTGCCCGCTGTGCGGACCCCCGTCGCTTGATCTGTGGATCAGCAGCACTCCCGTGTCGCCGCGTCTTTCGAAAAGGGGAACCAGCACCGCTGAATTGGCCGCCAGACCGATGGGAAGGGGCTTGTCGAGGAAAGGGTCCGTACGGAGGGCCTTTTTGATAGCGTCAAGCATCCGAACATTGTACCGGGAGGCTGCCTGACCGTCACGGGAAAAGGCGACAGAAGCTTCTTAATGCCTGCCTGCATGGTGTCTACTTCAAGATTATATTATTTTTTCCGGCGGGAAGGGAGTTGACGGAAAGCGTGGAACAGTTTAGCTATCAGCTGTCAGCTGGCGGCTTTCCGTTCAACCTCATGCACAGGAAAAAATAATGAAAGTACTCATCACAGACACCATCGACCAGGAAGGGATCGACATCCTCACGGCCGAGGAGGGGATGGAAGTTGTCGAAGACTATTCCCTTAAGGGGAGCGGTCTGGCGGGGGCCATCGGTCCGTACCATGCCCTCATCACCAGGAGTGGGACCAATGTAACCGCCGACGTCATCGACAAGGCCGACAACCTCAAGGTCATCGGCCGGGCCGGCGTGGGTGTCGACAACGTGGATATCGAGGCGGCATCCAGGAGGGGGATCATTGTCATGAACGCCCCCACGGGCAACACCCTGGCGGCCACCGAACACACCCTCGCCATGATGCTTGCCGCTGTCCGAAAGCTGCCCTTTGCCCACAACTCCCTTGAAGGGGGCCAGTGGGACCGGAAGAAGTTCGTAGGGATCCAGCTCTACAAGAGAACACTGGGGATCGTGGGACTGGGACGTATCGGCAGCGAAGTGGCCAAGAGGGCGACTTCCTTCGGTATGAGGATCGTCGCTTACGACCCATACATCAAGCGGGAAAAAGCCGAAAAGATCGGTGTCGAGCTCGTGGACAATATTGAAGACCTCCTGGCTGTGTCCGACATCGTCACTTTCCACGTACCGCTCACCGACGAGACCACGAGCATGATCGGGACAAGGGAAGTGGCGCTCATGAAGGACCGTGTCGTCCTCGTCAACTGCGCCCGCGGCGGCATCATCGCCGAATCGGTCCTGGCGGACGCGTTAAAGAGCGGGAAGGTTTACATGGCCGCCGTGGACGTCTTTGCCGAAGAGCCCCTGCCGGCCGACTCACCGCTCCACGGCCTTCCAAACCTCATTGTCACACCGCACCTCGGCGCCAACACCGAGGAGGCCCAGAAGAACGTTTCCGTCATCATCGCCCAGCAGGTCGTCAATGTGCTGAAAGGGCGCTCCTATGAGAACGCCGTCAACCTGCCCTACGTCCGCGGAAAACTGGCCCCCGAACTTCAGGCCTATTTCGACCTGGCCGAGAAGATGGGGCGACTTTTGTCCCAGTTTACCATCGGGCGGATCGAGGAGGTCCAGGTCACCCTTGTGGGGCCCCTTTTCGCGGAGGACGTTACGGAAAAGGTCTTCGACTGCCCCTTCAGATACCAGCCTTATACATTCGCCATGCTCAAGGGCCTTATCGAGCTCAGGCAGCAGGAGGGGGCCACCTACATCAGCGCCCCGTACTATGCCCGTGAGCGGGGGATGTCCATCGTGGAGGCCAAGGCGGACAGGGTCAAGAACTACAGCGATCTCATCACCGTCAGGGTCATCACAGACCGGGGTGCCAACACGATGGAGGGAACCGTGTTCGCGGATCTCAAGGGACGGATCATCACCATCGACCAGTTCCGGGTGGACCTGGTAGCGGAAGGCACCTTCCTCTTCTTCTCCAACCAGGACAGGCCTGGCGTGATCGGCAAGGTGGGGACGATCCTGGGCGACAACCGGATCAACGTGGCGGGGTTCAACCTGGGCAGGGAGAGTTACCAGGGAAGCGCCCTGGGGTTCGTGTCGCTCGACAGCAGGATCCCGGAGGGGGTGTTGGAGGAGATCAGAGGGTTACCCGAAATATTAGAGGCTAGAGAAATTATCCTTTAAGGGGTTTTGGCATAAAGGTCCGATTAATCGATTGTACAACTGATAGACTAAACGACATTAAGAATGGGAGACGATACGACTGAGCGACTGAACGAGAAAAGCAAGGGAACTAGTGACAAAGCCCTTCTCGCTCCGTCGCTTCGGCGTACAGTCGTCAAGTCGAACGGTTTATGCTCAAAGCTGAAAGCTGCTATATTTCCCCAAAGGAGGTCAACCATGAAGATAAGACTCTTTGCCTTGTTTTTAATACTAGGACTTGGACTGGGTCCAGGCCTGATCTTCCCTTCCCCCGCTCACGCTATCGTGGAGATCGGGGCCGGGTTCGGGCTCGTCTCCTTCGACGATGACCTTGACTGGGTGGACACGGATATGGGGACCACCCTGGAGGGGACCTTCGGGTCCGGCGGCATCCGGCTCATGGTCGCCATCCAGAATAGCTCCCACGACCATGGGGACTACGAGGCTGTCATGGGCGGGCCCGCGTGGGTCATGGACCTGGGAGGGTTCTCCAGCCGGATCTACGCCCTCATCTCGGCACACGAGTTCGAGAATGTCGATGGCGCTGGGGTGACCCTGGGCGGCGGAATCGGCTGGCCCATCTTCCCGGCCGCGAGCCTGGGATTCGACGCCCACATAAGCCGGTGGGAGGGGGACGGCTACGATGTTGGGACAGGAACGCTTCAAATGCTTTTCAGAATAGGGTTCTGAAAAGCGATCCAAAAATTCAACATTCAACTTTGATGACTTCGCAAAAAGTCATCAACGCCCCCCGCGCGGGGCGCCCAAATCAATGACTCACTCCGTAAGTCATTGATTTGTAAGGAAAGGGAAAACGACGCTTTTCCCTTTCCCCAGGACATTAATGAGCCAGGAAAAGTCCCGGATTGGACTTTTTGCGACTCTATCAACCTTGATGGACCCGCAATTAGTCACGCTGCGGTTTTTTCTGGTAGTTGGTTACCAATGTACGATTGACGTATCATTTTTCTGAAATCGTCCATAGTTGACGACAACAGCTCTTTGACAGCATCAATAAGTCCCAAAACAAGCTGAGAATGGGGTAAATAAGGCCCGTTGTCTTGGATTTTCCTGTTTCTGAACGTAGCGGCGCGCAGGATGTTGACACCTGTGGCCTTCAGGAAAACCGAGCAGGTCTCCTTGTCGAAGGCGGCGCTGTGGCGCTCCTTCTTGTGTTTGGTTCTCAACGGCGCATGGCCTTGAGGACAGGAGGTGACCTTCCCTCTCTTGGCCAGGGTGAAATCGGTGAGGCTTACACTCTTGTCCTTGCCGGGCTCCGGCCCCTTGACGGGCGAGACGACCTCGACGCTCATCTCGCTCGCTGCCTTCTCGACGTTCTCGTCGCCCCCATAGAGGGTGTCGGCCAGAACCTCCTCGGGACCCAGGTCCCGGTTCTTCGTATCCTCGATGAAGGGGATCAGGGCCTTGGCGTCACTCTTGTTGGCGGGTTCGACCGATATGTGGGTTATCAGGGAAGGCTGGCTCTTCTCCTCGCTGTTCTCGTAGGTCTCGGCGACCTGTACCTGGTAGCCCTTGCCCTTGTGCCCACTGTAGCCGGCGTCAGGGTCGGAAGGGCTTTGCAGGGAGTCGGAGGGAACGTCACGGTTGGGTTTGACCGAGGCCTTCCTCTTACCGGTCTCCCCGTCATCCTCGACAATGCACTGTTCCTTGAGAAGCCTCACCAGAAGCTGGTAGCTGGTCATGGAGGATATGCCGGGAAGTTTGCGGAACCGATCCACCAGGTAAAACAGGTCATTGGCCAGAGTCTCAAGGGTCCTGGATGACTCGGACGGCTTGACCATGGAAAAAGCCGACTCGCCCTTTTTGGACATGTAACGGTCGGTCAGTTCCTTGTCCAGAACATCAAACAGACCCTTGTGGTGACGCTTCAGGTTGCGCAGGAACTTCTTGATAGTGGCGACAAACAGGCCGACGCGGCCCAGATGACGCATGTTCGACTGTATGTGTACCGAGTCGATGCGCTGCTTGCTGGTGTCGACATTGAACACCACGGCAAGCTTGGCGGTCACGGACTCGAACAGGGGAAGGTAGAGGTTGTGTTCGGTAAGGATCTTCCGTATGCTCCACAGTGTTTTGGGACTGACATAGGCCTCCTCATCCGACTCACCGGTGATATTCAAGGCGTAATGCCACTTTTTGTTGAAAGTAAACTGGTCAACCGCATCGTCATCGGTCAGATCGTGCATCTGCTGGAGGATCATCAGGCCCAGCATGGCGTATAGCTCCTTGGTGGGACGACCTTGAAGCTCGCTGTAGTGTAGGAGGAGCTTTTGAACCGGCAGTTCAGGAAGGACCTCCTCCCTGAACAGATGAGCCCAGGAGCTCTCCAGAAGCTTGCGGCGCCTGGGGCCTAAATGCTCGAAAGGATCGAACATGTCGAGGGTTTTGTAGTCTTTGGTATGGAACATGGCAACTCCTCGCAACTCATTGATTTCGTTGGCATATTCCACCATAAACCACGCCCCGTTAAAAGGAAAAACAACCTTTTATCCATGGTTTTCAAATAGTTGGAAGAATGATACTTTTTGCGATGCCGTCAATATTCAGCCTGTGCGGCTTTTGACGTAGTCGGCGATGAGGTCCTCAATATCCCCTGGAAGATCGACGAAGGCAATACCAGCACCCGTGAGCAGTGCCCGCTCAGCCGTGTTCGAGTTCCACCTGACCACTCCCCTGACCACCATACTGTCATCTACCGGAGGCACGGAGAAGGTGAGCTCGACATTCTTTCCTACTTCCGGGACCGGCTCAATGGCAACATACACACCCAGGACGGAGATGTTGAGGATCCTGCAGACATGGCCCTTCGATCCGATGTTCACGATACAGCCTATGTCCGTGGGTACCCTTGGCTGTTTTCGAGCGGTTATTCCGAGCACCTTGATTTTTCTCATTCTGATTTCCCCCAACCCCGGGATCGCGATCGAATTCGGGGTTTATGAAAAAACCTTGTTGACGATGCACGTTACGTTAACCGAGGGAACTTCCCGCAACAACCCAGCAAGGTGTGGGAATGATAACCAATAAGGAGATCATGAACCTTCTTCCGGAAATGCTGCTGGAGATCGTCGATACCGGATCCGAGCAGCTCATCGTCTGGGCCAACGACAAGGCACTGGGCCGATATGGTTCAGGAATCATCGACAGCCGCATAACTAACCTTGTCCCTCCCATGAAGTGGGCGGAAATTTACACCACGCTTTTCAGGAGCGGGAAGGTCGAGGATGTCAGGTTCCGAAACGATGAGGGTGTATTTGAATTCTCGGGTTTCTACATCAGGATGGACAAGGCCGGGATGCAGGGACGCATCCAGCTGATCATGCGGGACATCACGGAGGAGGTGATGCTCGCCACCACGGATTCGCTGACGGGCATCTACAACCGGAGGCACATCAACGAAAATTCGTGAACTGTGAGCCTGCCCTTTTACTTTCCACTCGACCTTCCTTTTCCCTTTTCCCCTTTTCCCCCCTTCCACGCCCATTGCAGGTGGGCCTTTTCCCGGCTCAACCCTTGCATACATCATTTTTCAGGAAAGGTGCGAAACCTGAAAGGAGGAGGCAATGAAATGGGTCCTGGTGATCGAGGCGTCTGAGATGGACAGGGAATACCTGGAGAGGGTGATCGGCAGGCTGGGGTATCAGATCTACTCCGCGATCAGCGGTGAGGAAGCCATCCACTTCATGAAC
The genomic region above belongs to bacterium and contains:
- a CDS encoding CoA pyrophosphatase, yielding MLDAIKKALRTDPFLDKPLPIGLAANSAVLVPLFERRGDTGVLLIHRSSDGGPHSGQMGFPGGMTNPGDGGDLLRTALRESEEELGFDPGEVRIIGELSLRPTVVSGLVVKPYVGIIPWPCTLVPDPKEVQGTHITTIGHLQREVMPGHNPFNLPPPVYPVDDQPVWGLTARIIAEFLERLNSAIQD
- the serA gene encoding phosphoglycerate dehydrogenase, whose amino-acid sequence is MKVLITDTIDQEGIDILTAEEGMEVVEDYSLKGSGLAGAIGPYHALITRSGTNVTADVIDKADNLKVIGRAGVGVDNVDIEAASRRGIIVMNAPTGNTLAATEHTLAMMLAAVRKLPFAHNSLEGGQWDRKKFVGIQLYKRTLGIVGLGRIGSEVAKRATSFGMRIVAYDPYIKREKAEKIGVELVDNIEDLLAVSDIVTFHVPLTDETTSMIGTREVALMKDRVVLVNCARGGIIAESVLADALKSGKVYMAAVDVFAEEPLPADSPLHGLPNLIVTPHLGANTEEAQKNVSVIIAQQVVNVLKGRSYENAVNLPYVRGKLAPELQAYFDLAEKMGRLLSQFTIGRIEEVQVTLVGPLFAEDVTEKVFDCPFRYQPYTFAMLKGLIELRQQEGATYISAPYYARERGMSIVEAKADRVKNYSDLITVRVITDRGANTMEGTVFADLKGRIITIDQFRVDLVAEGTFLFFSNQDRPGVIGKVGTILGDNRINVAGFNLGRESYQGSALGFVSLDSRIPEGVLEEIRGLPEILEAREIIL
- a CDS encoding transposase, giving the protein MFHTKDYKTLDMFDPFEHLGPRRRKLLESSWAHLFREEVLPELPVQKLLLHYSELQGRPTKELYAMLGLMILQQMHDLTDDDAVDQFTFNKKWHYALNITGESDEEAYVSPKTLWSIRKILTEHNLYLPLFESVTAKLAVVFNVDTSKQRIDSVHIQSNMRHLGRVGLFVATIKKFLRNLKRHHKGLFDVLDKELTDRYMSKKGESAFSMVKPSESSRTLETLANDLFYLVDRFRKLPGISSMTSYQLLVRLLKEQCIVEDDGETGKRKASVKPNRDVPSDSLQSPSDPDAGYSGHKGKGYQVQVAETYENSEEKSQPSLITHISVEPANKSDAKALIPFIEDTKNRDLGPEEVLADTLYGGDENVEKAASEMSVEVVSPVKGPEPGKDKSVSLTDFTLAKRGKVTSCPQGHAPLRTKHKKERHSAAFDKETCSVFLKATGVNILRAATFRNRKIQDNGPYLPHSQLVLGLIDAVKELLSSTMDDFRKMIRQSYIGNQLPEKTAA
- a CDS encoding PilZ domain-containing protein, which encodes MRKIKVLGITARKQPRVPTDIGCIVNIGSKGHVCRILNISVLGVYVAIEPVPEVGKNVELTFSVPPVDDSMVVRGVVRWNSNTAERALLTGAGIAFVDLPGDIEDLIADYVKSRTG